A window of the Buchnera aphidicola (Tetraneura ulmi) genome harbors these coding sequences:
- the cysS gene encoding cysteine--tRNA ligase, with protein sequence MLKIFNTLTRKKEIFKSIVKNKIGIYVCGVTVYDLCHLGHARTFLIFDMIIRYLKNCNYKVNYIRNITDIDDKIILKSIQKKESFVNFSNRMILEMNNDFSKINLLKPNFEPKVSNCINNIIKIISNLIKKKYAYIGKNGDVFFSIKKYSNYGKISNRKINNFKKKNIFHNSLSIKKDFEDFVLWKLSKKDNEPHWSSPWGEGRPGWHIECSAITEKYLGCEFDIHGGGIDLLFPHHENEIAQSSCFNDSFSVSYWIHTGLLVINNLKMSKSLNNSLILKDVLKKFDGDVIRFFFLSTHYRSPLEYFEEKIKKSKKSFEKIRKAVLFLNSGFFSSFNNFCNSSIIEEDNFHSAMKNDFNTPKAISVLFSIVKKINFFKKNKNLKNVFLYSFKLKELVKILGFFTDQNVFLKDKDINEETLKKRNKKKSIALFIKLRNKARKQKKWDLADSFKEKLLEFGVVIEDKSYKDLK encoded by the coding sequence ATGTTAAAAATTTTTAATACATTAACTCGTAAAAAAGAAATTTTTAAATCAATTGTAAAAAATAAAATAGGAATATATGTTTGTGGAGTTACAGTTTATGATTTATGTCATTTAGGACATGCTAGAACTTTTTTGATTTTTGATATGATAATAAGGTATTTAAAAAATTGTAATTATAAAGTAAATTATATTAGGAATATTACTGATATTGATGACAAAATAATTTTAAAATCTATTCAGAAAAAAGAAAGTTTTGTTAATTTTTCTAATCGGATGATTTTAGAAATGAATAATGATTTTTCAAAAATAAATCTTTTGAAACCAAATTTTGAACCGAAAGTTTCGAATTGTATCAATAATATAATTAAAATTATTTCTAATTTAATTAAAAAAAAGTATGCATATATAGGTAAAAATGGAGATGTATTTTTTTCGATAAAAAAATATTCAAATTATGGTAAAATTTCTAATAGAAAAATAAATAATTTTAAAAAAAAAAATATTTTTCATAATAGCTTGTCAATAAAAAAGGATTTTGAAGATTTTGTTTTATGGAAGTTATCAAAAAAAGATAATGAACCTCATTGGTCTTCTCCCTGGGGAGAAGGAAGACCTGGTTGGCATATTGAATGTTCAGCAATAACTGAAAAATATTTAGGATGTGAATTTGATATACATGGTGGAGGAATAGATTTGTTATTTCCTCATCACGAGAATGAAATAGCTCAAAGTAGTTGTTTTAATGATAGTTTTTCTGTTAGTTATTGGATCCATACAGGATTATTAGTTATAAACAATTTAAAAATGTCTAAATCATTAAATAATTCTTTAATTTTAAAAGATGTATTAAAGAAATTTGATGGAGATGTAATTAGATTTTTTTTTCTTTCTACGCATTATAGAAGTCCTTTAGAATACTTTGAAGAAAAAATAAAAAAATCAAAAAAATCTTTTGAAAAGATTCGTAAAGCTGTTCTTTTTTTAAATTCAGGTTTTTTTAGTTCTTTTAATAATTTTTGTAATTCTTCGATTATAGAAGAAGATAATTTTCATAGTGCTATGAAAAATGATTTTAATACTCCTAAAGCAATATCTGTTTTGTTTAGTATAGTTAAAAAGATAAATTTTTTTAAAAAAAATAAAAATTTAAAAAATGTTTTTTTGTATTCCTTTAAGTTAAAGGAATTAGTAAAAATTTTAGGTTTTTTTACAGATCAAAATGTTTTTTTAAAAGATAAAGATATAAATGAAGAAACATTAAAAAAAAGAAATAAAAAAAAAAGTATTGCATTATTTATAAAATTGAGAAACAAAGCTAGAAAACAAAAAAAATGGGATTTAGCTGATAGTTTTAAAGAAAAATTATTAGAATTTGGAGTAGTTATTGAGGATAAATCTTATAAAGATTTGAAATAA
- the ybeD gene encoding DUF493 family protein YbeD, giving the protein MKKNLQEMLKFPCYFTYKIIGLSRPELVDQIIKVIQLCIPGDYIPQIRSSNKGNYLSISITICAKNFSQIEKLYNEISKISMVRMVF; this is encoded by the coding sequence ATGAAAAAAAATTTGCAAGAAATGTTAAAGTTTCCTTGTTATTTTACATATAAAATTATTGGATTATCTAGACCTGAATTAGTAGATCAAATTATAAAAGTAATACAATTATGTATTCCTGGAGATTATATTCCACAAATCAGATCCAGTAATAAGGGAAATTATTTATCTATTTCAATCACTATTTGTGCTAAAAATTTTTCACAAATAGAAAAACTATATAATGAAATTAGTAAAATTAGCATGGTTAGAATGGTATTCTAA
- the cspE gene encoding transcription antiterminator/RNA stability regulator CspE produces MSKIRGNVKWFNESKGFGFITPEDGSKDVFVHFSAIQSNGFKTLTEGQSVEFEITEGAKGPSAANVISL; encoded by the coding sequence ATGTCTAAGATCAGAGGTAATGTTAAGTGGTTTAATGAATCTAAAGGTTTTGGATTTATTACTCCAGAAGATGGAAGTAAAGATGTTTTTGTTCATTTTTCAGCAATTCAAAGTAATGGATTTAAAACGTTGACGGAAGGACAAAGTGTTGAATTTGAAATTACAGAAGGTGCTAAAGGTCCATCGGCTGCTAATGTTATTAGTTTATAA
- the aroE gene encoding shikimate dehydrogenase, which produces MDNYIVDFAVFGNPISHSKSPIVHNIFSKKYNIKKNYISFLVFEKNFYLILDSFFKNFGKGANITAPFKENAFIYSDIITENARVSGSVNTLKKLKNGKILGDNTDGMGLLYDLNRIKFLKEKCNILILGAGGVVRGILQPLLSLGNSIYILNRTKKKAENLKIEFSKYGSIEVFKKENKKNIFFDLLINAIPLGGIEDFSNILNGVLHTKINCYDICYRLGGLTPFLFFCKKKLVNNIHDGIGMLVAQAAYSFSLWHNIFPEIDPIISILKK; this is translated from the coding sequence ATGGATAATTATATTGTTGATTTTGCAGTTTTTGGAAATCCTATATCTCATTCTAAATCACCAATTGTCCATAATATATTTTCTAAAAAATATAATATAAAAAAAAATTATATTTCATTTTTAGTTTTTGAAAAAAATTTTTATTTAATTTTAGATTCTTTTTTTAAAAATTTTGGAAAAGGAGCTAATATTACTGCTCCATTTAAAGAAAATGCATTTATTTATTCAGATATTATTACTGAAAATGCAAGGGTGTCTGGTTCAGTAAATACTTTAAAAAAGTTAAAAAATGGTAAAATCCTAGGAGATAACACTGATGGTATGGGATTGTTATATGATTTAAATCGAATTAAATTTCTGAAAGAAAAATGTAATATTTTAATATTGGGGGCTGGAGGAGTAGTTAGAGGAATATTACAACCTTTGTTATCGTTAGGTAATTCTATTTATATTTTAAATAGAACTAAAAAAAAAGCAGAAAATCTAAAAATTGAATTTTCAAAATATGGTTCAATTGAGGTTTTTAAAAAAGAAAATAAAAAAAATATTTTTTTTGATTTATTAATTAATGCCATTCCTTTAGGAGGAATAGAAGATTTTTCTAATATTCTAAATGGTGTTCTTCATACAAAAATAAATTGTTATGATATTTGTTATCGATTAGGAGGTTTAACTCCTTTTTTATTTTTTTGTAAAAAAAAATTAGTAAACAATATTCATGATGGAATTGGAATGTTAGTTGCTCAAGCTGCTTATTCTTTTTCTTTGTGGCATAATATTTTTCCTGAAATAGATCCAATTATATCAATTTTAAAAAAATGA
- a CDS encoding Sua5/YciO/YrdC/YwlC family protein, which translates to MKRKCYFFKYYSLNTCIEKLFLKEVITYPTESVFAFGCDPDSYLSTLKLLKIKKRIKNKGFVLVASTYNQIEPYILEKKISFIKKKILFFHWPGNTTFLLPARSTVPEWITGDSSFVAFRISRHYLIQRLCNGFGKPIISTSANISNHPPCRNKKELYTQFGSKIIFLDGKLGLYSKPSKILNLITGEIVRNG; encoded by the coding sequence GTGAAAAGAAAATGTTATTTTTTTAAATACTATTCGTTGAATACTTGTATTGAAAAACTATTTTTAAAAGAAGTAATCACATATCCTACAGAATCTGTTTTTGCTTTTGGTTGTGATCCTGATAGTTATTTATCTACTTTAAAATTATTAAAAATAAAAAAGAGAATTAAAAACAAAGGTTTTGTTTTAGTTGCCTCTACATACAATCAAATTGAACCTTATATTTTAGAGAAAAAAATAAGTTTTATAAAAAAAAAAATATTATTTTTTCATTGGCCAGGTAATACAACATTTTTATTACCAGCTAGATCAACTGTACCTGAATGGATAACAGGAGATTCTTCTTTTGTTGCTTTTAGGATTAGTCGTCATTATTTAATACAAAGATTATGTAATGGGTTTGGAAAACCAATTATTTCTACTAGTGCTAATATTTCTAATCACCCTCCTTGTAGAAACAAAAAAGAATTGTATACCCAATTTGGTTCAAAAATAATTTTTTTAGATGGTAAACTAGGTTTATATAGCAAACCTTCTAAGATTTTAAATCTTATTACTGGAGAAATAGTTAGAAATGGATAA
- the def gene encoding peptide deformylase: MAILNLIYYPDSRLRNFSKPVKKIDEKVKKLVSDMFETMYFNEGIGLAAPQVGINLEIITINLKKKKEIILINPKIIDQSSDSSYIEEGCLSIPDQRARIKRNNFIKIEALNILGKKVKFSAKSLLSICIQHEIDHLKGKLFIDYLSEFKKKRIKKKMLKLNKFNTIKK, from the coding sequence ATGGCAATTTTAAATTTAATATATTATCCAGATAGTCGTCTTAGAAATTTTTCTAAACCTGTAAAAAAAATAGATGAAAAAGTTAAAAAATTAGTTTCAGATATGTTTGAAACAATGTATTTTAACGAAGGGATCGGTCTTGCAGCTCCACAAGTAGGTATAAATCTTGAAATTATAACAATAAATTTAAAAAAAAAAAAAGAAATAATACTAATAAATCCTAAAATAATAGACCAATCATCAGATTCTTCTTATATAGAAGAAGGATGTTTATCTATTCCAGATCAAAGAGCAAGAATAAAAAGAAACAACTTCATAAAGATAGAAGCATTAAACATTTTAGGAAAAAAAGTCAAATTTTCTGCTAAATCATTGTTATCTATTTGTATACAACATGAAATAGACCATTTAAAAGGAAAACTATTTATAGATTATTTATCTGAATTTAAAAAAAAAAGAATAAAAAAAAAAATGTTAAAACTAAACAAATTTAATACAATAAAAAAATAA
- the fmt gene encoding methionyl-tRNA formyltransferase, with translation MKIIFAGTPEFAAKHLKKLLEKKYKIIAVLTKPDQPANRGGKKFSPVKILAKKMSIPILQPKKFEKESKKTVKILKKLNPDLLIIVAYGIILSKKIIKIFTFGGINVHASLLPRWRGASPIQQSILSGDKKTGISIILINKKMDEGDIFCSKEQKIKNDDTTLSLTKKLAYIGSKLLISTLKKIKKKRYSLTKQNHELATYCKKIKKEHGKINWSLTAEEIDRKIRAYIPWPTSYFVINKIHIKIFQSSVIIEKKIKNKEDKKIGSIISIKKDGIKIQTIKNILKIEKIQFPGKKIITISDLINAKNNLFFLGLILK, from the coding sequence ATGAAAATAATATTTGCAGGGACTCCTGAATTTGCTGCAAAACATTTAAAAAAGCTATTAGAAAAAAAATATAAAATCATAGCTGTTCTAACAAAACCAGATCAACCAGCAAATAGGGGAGGTAAAAAATTCTCTCCAGTAAAAATTTTAGCTAAAAAAATGTCTATACCAATCTTACAACCAAAAAAATTTGAAAAAGAATCTAAAAAAACCGTAAAAATATTAAAAAAACTAAATCCTGATTTATTAATAATAGTTGCTTATGGAATAATTTTAAGTAAAAAAATAATTAAAATATTCACTTTTGGAGGAATTAATGTGCATGCATCACTACTTCCAAGATGGAGAGGTGCTTCTCCTATTCAACAATCAATATTATCAGGAGACAAAAAAACAGGAATTAGTATTATTTTAATAAATAAAAAAATGGATGAAGGAGATATTTTTTGCTCAAAAGAACAAAAAATTAAAAATGATGACACTACTTTAAGTCTAACAAAAAAATTAGCCTATATTGGAAGTAAATTGTTAATATCCACTCTAAAAAAAATTAAGAAGAAAAGATATTCTTTAACTAAACAAAATCATGAACTTGCAACCTATTGTAAAAAAATAAAAAAGGAACATGGAAAAATAAATTGGTCACTTACAGCTGAAGAAATAGATAGAAAAATTAGAGCCTATATTCCTTGGCCAACTAGTTATTTTGTAATAAATAAAATTCATATTAAAATCTTTCAATCTTCTGTAATAATTGAAAAAAAAATAAAAAATAAAGAAGATAAAAAAATTGGATCAATCATTTCTATAAAGAAAGATGGAATTAAAATTCAAACAATTAAAAATATTTTAAAGATAGAAAAAATACAATTTCCTGGTAAAAAAATTATAACTATTTCTGATTTAATCAATGCAAAAAATAATTTGTTTTTTTTAGGTTTAATATTAAAATAA
- the rplQ gene encoding 50S ribosomal protein L17, giving the protein MRHKKSGRRLNRNRSHLESMFRNMVCSLLSHEVIKTTLIKSKELRSWVEPLITISKIDTMHRRRIVFSRIRNNEIVKKLFKEIGPKYFSRPGGYTRILKCGFRSGDKATMAYIELVDRKRFVKK; this is encoded by the coding sequence ATGCGACATAAAAAAAGTGGACGTCGTTTAAATAGAAATCGTAGTCATTTGGAATCAATGTTTAGAAATATGGTATGTTCTTTATTGTCTCACGAAGTTATTAAAACCACTTTAATTAAATCTAAAGAATTACGTTCTTGGGTAGAACCTTTAATTACTATTTCTAAAATTGATACGATGCATCGTCGTCGGATAGTTTTTTCTAGAATTAGAAATAATGAAATAGTAAAAAAATTGTTTAAAGAAATTGGACCAAAATATTTTTCTCGTCCAGGAGGATATACTCGAATATTAAAATGTGGTTTTAGATCGGGTGATAAAGCTACAATGGCATACATAGAATTAGTAGATCGTAAACGGTTTGTTAAAAAATAA
- the rpoA gene encoding DNA-directed RNA polymerase subunit alpha yields MYASTVNDFLKPKLVEIEQLGLWHAKVILEPLERGFGHTLGNALRRILLSSMPGFSVTEVEIEGILHEYSSKEGIREDIIEILLNLKKLVVRLDGKEEAVVLIDKSGIGVVRASDIKHDFNVSIINPEHIICHLTDPKASIRMRIKIQSGRGYVPASSRLKTEENGKTIGKLMLDSCFSPIEKISYTVEAARVAQRTDLDKLIIEMRTNGSIEPDEAIRRAATILSEQLVAFVDLKDLEEPIEKEDKPEFDPVLLRLVDDLELTVRSANCLKTESIHYIGDLVQKTEVELLKTPNLGKKSLTEIKDVLAARNLSLGTRLENWPPAQILEE; encoded by the coding sequence ATGTATGCTTCTACTGTGAATGATTTTTTGAAACCAAAATTAGTAGAAATAGAACAACTAGGTCTTTGGCATGCAAAAGTTATTTTAGAACCATTAGAAAGAGGTTTTGGACATACTTTAGGGAATGCTTTACGTCGTATTCTGTTATCATCTATGCCCGGTTTTTCTGTTACTGAAGTAGAAATAGAAGGAATTCTTCATGAATATAGTAGCAAAGAAGGAATACGAGAAGATATAATTGAAATATTATTAAATTTAAAAAAATTGGTTGTTCGTTTAGATGGAAAAGAAGAAGCAGTGGTTTTGATTGATAAGTCGGGAATAGGAGTTGTAAGAGCTTCTGATATAAAACATGATTTTAATGTTTCAATAATTAACCCAGAACATATTATATGCCATTTAACTGATCCAAAAGCTTCTATTAGAATGAGAATAAAGATACAAAGTGGTAGAGGCTATGTACCAGCTTCATCTAGATTAAAAACAGAGGAAAACGGAAAAACAATTGGAAAGTTAATGTTAGATTCGTGTTTTAGCCCAATAGAAAAAATTTCCTATACAGTTGAAGCAGCTAGAGTCGCTCAACGTACAGATTTAGATAAATTAATTATAGAGATGCGTACAAATGGTTCAATAGAACCCGATGAAGCTATTCGTAGAGCCGCAACAATATTATCAGAACAATTAGTTGCATTCGTTGATTTAAAAGATTTAGAAGAACCAATAGAAAAAGAAGATAAACCTGAATTTGACCCTGTATTACTACGATTGGTAGACGATTTAGAATTAACTGTTAGATCTGCAAATTGTTTAAAAACTGAATCTATACATTATATAGGAGATTTAGTTCAAAAAACAGAAGTTGAATTATTAAAAACTCCAAATTTAGGGAAAAAATCTTTAACAGAAATAAAAGATGTTTTAGCAGCAAGAAACTTGTCATTGGGTACTCGTTTAGAAAACTGGCCTCCTGCACAAATTTTAGAGGAATGA
- the rpsD gene encoding 30S ribosomal protein S4 translates to MARYLGPKLRLSRREGTDLFLKSGFRSIESKCNIDHLPGQHGIRKPRLSEYAIQLREKQKVRRLYGILERQFRNYYKNAASSKGNTGERLLQFLETRLDNVVYRIGFGSTRSESRQLISHKSVLVNKKVVNIASYQLSQNDVIEINSKSKSQFRIKAALELSEAREKPIWLDINFKKMKGTIIRIPDRSDISAEINEHLIIEFYSK, encoded by the coding sequence ATGGCTAGATATTTAGGTCCTAAATTAAGGTTGAGTAGAAGAGAAGGTACAGATCTGTTTTTAAAGTCTGGTTTTCGTTCGATTGAATCTAAGTGTAATATTGACCATCTTCCAGGACAACATGGAATAAGAAAACCTAGATTATCTGAATATGCAATACAATTACGAGAAAAACAAAAAGTTCGTCGTTTATATGGAATTTTAGAAAGGCAATTTCGAAACTATTATAAAAACGCTGCAAGTTCAAAAGGAAATACTGGAGAACGATTATTACAATTTTTAGAAACTAGATTGGATAATGTTGTATATAGAATTGGATTTGGATCAACTCGTTCGGAATCTCGTCAGTTAATTTCTCACAAATCTGTATTGGTGAATAAGAAAGTAGTGAATATAGCTTCGTATCAATTGTCTCAAAATGATGTTATAGAAATTAATTCGAAATCTAAAAGTCAGTTTCGTATTAAAGCAGCTTTGGAATTGTCTGAAGCAAGAGAAAAACCTATATGGTTAGATATAAATTTTAAAAAAATGAAAGGAACTATTATTAGAATTCCTGATCGTTCTGATATCTCTGCAGAAATTAATGAACATTTAATTATTGAATTTTATTCAAAATAG
- the rpsK gene encoding 30S ribosomal protein S11, with protein MNKKSSVRLRKKTKKQVLDGIAHIHASFNNTIVSITDRQGNTLGWATSGGSGFRGSRKSTPFAAQVAAEKCAEVVKGYGIKNLEVMVKGPGPGRESTIRALNAAGFRITNITDVTPIPHNGCRAPKRRRV; from the coding sequence ATGAATAAAAAATCATCGGTTCGTTTAAGAAAAAAAACAAAAAAACAAGTTTTGGATGGAATAGCACATATTCATGCTTCTTTTAACAATACTATTGTTAGTATTACAGATCGACAGGGAAATACTTTAGGATGGGCTACATCAGGAGGATCAGGTTTTAGGGGTTCTAGAAAATCAACACCATTTGCTGCTCAAGTAGCTGCCGAAAAATGCGCTGAAGTAGTAAAAGGTTATGGGATTAAAAATTTAGAAGTTATGGTGAAAGGACCTGGACCTGGAAGGGAATCAACAATTAGGGCTTTAAATGCAGCAGGTTTTCGTATTACTAATATTACAGATGTTACTCCAATTCCACATAATGGATGTAGAGCCCCAAAAAGACGAAGAGTATAA
- the rpsM gene encoding 30S ribosomal protein S13, whose translation MVRIAGINIPDKHTVIALTHIYGIGRSNSKNICLLTGIPETKKISNLNEKDVELLREAVSKFVVEGDLRRGVTLSIKRLIDLGCYRGMRHRKSLPVRGQRTKTNARTRKGPRKAIKK comes from the coding sequence ATGGTTCGTATTGCAGGAATAAATATTCCAGATAAACATACTGTTATTGCTTTAACTCATATTTATGGAATTGGTAGATCTAATTCTAAAAATATTTGTTTATTAACAGGAATACCTGAAACTAAAAAGATTTCAAATCTAAATGAAAAAGATGTTGAATTGTTAAGAGAAGCTGTTTCTAAATTTGTTGTAGAAGGGGATTTAAGAAGAGGTGTTACCTTAAGTATAAAAAGATTAATAGATTTAGGATGTTATAGAGGAATGAGGCATAGAAAAAGTTTACCTGTTCGAGGACAACGAACTAAAACTAATGCAAGAACTCGTAAAGGACCTAGAAAAGCAATAAAAAAATAA
- the rpmJ gene encoding 50S ribosomal protein L36, whose protein sequence is MKVRASVKKICRNCKVVKRRNVVRIICSSDFKHKQRQG, encoded by the coding sequence ATGAAAGTAAGAGCTTCTGTAAAAAAAATATGTCGTAATTGTAAAGTTGTAAAACGTAGAAATGTTGTTAGAATAATTTGTAGTAGTGATTTTAAACATAAACAACGTCAAGGATAG
- the secY gene encoding preprotein translocase subunit SecY codes for MNKLWEKKTSYINFGLVELRKRFLFLVFSLLIFRLGSFIPIPGINTVELSRLIYHHQGTFIEMLNMFSGGSLSRASIFSLGIMPYISASIIVQLLSLIYPKLKDLKKEGEIGKRKINQFIRYVTLVLAIFQSIGIVSTFSNISNLNRLVVVSSSSFYFFSILSLVSGTMFLMWLGELITERGIGNGVSIIIFSGILVGFPSAIGTTLEKFRIGDLSFFLIFCILCFIFFITFLVVFIEKSQRRILVQYARRQQGRRMYSAHTNHLPLKVNMSGVMPAIFSSSIMLFPATIASWFGGFNKLNWLFSLFFYFRLSNFLYLLIYALTIIFFCFFYIELMFNSNETAENLKKSGAFVPGIRPGKQTAKFIRKIIVRLTVIGSIYISLICLIPEILRNYVKVPFYFGGTSLLIVVIVIIDFISQVQTIMMSSQYNSVLKKSNLNFKN; via the coding sequence ATGAATAAATTATGGGAAAAGAAAACTAGCTATATAAATTTTGGTTTAGTTGAATTGAGAAAAAGATTTTTATTTTTAGTATTTTCTTTATTAATTTTTAGATTAGGATCATTTATTCCTATACCTGGTATAAATACAGTTGAATTGTCTCGTTTAATTTATCATCATCAAGGAACATTTATAGAAATGTTAAATATGTTTTCGGGTGGTTCTTTAAGTCGTGCTTCAATTTTTTCTTTAGGAATCATGCCTTACATCTCGGCTTCTATAATTGTACAATTATTGTCTTTGATTTATCCTAAATTAAAAGATTTAAAAAAAGAAGGAGAAATTGGAAAAAGGAAAATTAATCAATTTATTAGATATGTTACGCTAGTATTGGCTATATTTCAATCGATAGGAATAGTTTCAACTTTTTCTAACATATCAAATTTAAATAGATTAGTAGTTGTTTCTAGTTCTAGTTTTTATTTTTTTTCTATTTTAAGTTTAGTTTCAGGAACGATGTTTCTAATGTGGTTAGGAGAATTAATTACTGAACGAGGAATTGGAAACGGCGTTTCAATTATTATTTTTTCTGGTATTTTAGTAGGTTTTCCTTCTGCAATAGGAACAACTTTAGAAAAGTTTAGAATAGGTGATTTAAGTTTTTTTTTAATTTTTTGTATTTTATGTTTTATTTTTTTTATTACTTTTTTAGTCGTTTTTATAGAAAAAAGTCAAAGAAGAATTTTAGTGCAATATGCTAGAAGACAACAAGGTAGAAGAATGTATTCTGCTCATACAAATCATTTACCATTAAAAGTTAATATGTCTGGAGTTATGCCAGCAATCTTTTCGTCTAGTATTATGTTATTTCCTGCTACAATAGCATCTTGGTTCGGAGGATTTAACAAATTAAATTGGTTGTTTTCTTTATTTTTTTATTTTCGTCTTAGTAATTTTTTATATTTATTAATATATGCATTAACAATTATTTTTTTTTGTTTTTTTTATATTGAATTAATGTTTAATTCTAACGAAACAGCAGAAAATTTAAAAAAATCTGGTGCTTTTGTACCAGGAATTCGACCAGGTAAACAAACTGCAAAATTTATCAGAAAAATTATTGTTAGATTAACTGTTATTGGTTCTATTTATATTAGTCTTATTTGTTTAATTCCTGAAATACTTCGAAATTATGTAAAAGTTCCATTTTATTTTGGAGGAACATCTTTACTAATAGTAGTAATTGTTATTATAGATTTTATTTCTCAAGTACAAACAATTATGATGTCTAGTCAATATAATTCAGTATTAAAAAAATCAAATTTAAATTTTAAAAATTAA
- the rplO gene encoding 50S ribosomal protein L15, which translates to MYLNSLSSKFRNNKKKKRLGRGIGSGFGKTSGRGHKGQKSRSGGNIRRGFEGGQTPLYRRIPKFGFISRKKKLSSEVLLSELDKINCKEIDLRKLKKLNIVKKNIKRVKVIFSGKIKSPKILRNIEVTKKVRKFIESIGGKIIKDKSSNN; encoded by the coding sequence TCTAAATTTCGAAATAATAAAAAAAAAAAAAGATTAGGTAGAGGTATAGGATCAGGTTTTGGAAAAACTTCAGGAAGAGGTCATAAGGGTCAAAAATCCAGATCTGGTGGAAATATAAGAAGAGGATTTGAAGGGGGGCAAACACCTTTATATCGTAGAATTCCAAAATTTGGATTTATTTCTCGTAAAAAAAAATTATCGTCTGAAGTTCTTTTATCTGAATTAGATAAAATAAATTGCAAAGAAATAGATTTACGGAAATTGAAAAAATTAAATATTGTTAAAAAAAATATAAAACGTGTAAAGGTTATTTTTTCTGGAAAAATAAAAAGTCCTAAAATATTGAGAAATATTGAAGTAACAAAAAAAGTTCGTAAATTTATTGAATCTATCGGTGGAAAAATTATTAAAGATAAATCGAGCAATAACTAA